A segment of the Paramisgurnus dabryanus chromosome 5, PD_genome_1.1, whole genome shotgun sequence genome:
CAGGgagtgctcatgggagttgtagtttcgTAGCGTCGCCCCGAGCATTGTTTATTATTTCACAAGGCTTAAaagaaaactacaataaaaaattatattcaacCCAACAAAGTGGCTTCTGGGAGTGGCTGTGTTACCCCCCACAGGTGAAATCTACCCGCATTTAGCaggtgttaatgtcaagccctgtgTGTATGTGAAAACAATTATAGTCTGGAAAGTAAAAGCGGTGTGGTGATTCACGATGTTTACCTCATCACTGGTCCAGCGGTTGTGGAATGACGGCCGTATTTTCTTTATACACACGACCTCTCTCATGTCCTCATATGACGGGTCACTGGGAACGTGATCGTGATACGGCAGCTGATATTCTTCCACGATTCCTGCAGAAGTCAACGCAGATGAATCAATACATCAAAACTCAAGAGAGACAAAGATGTCTCATTTATTTCTAGTCATCTGCTGTCTGCCATGAAATGCAATAAGCAAATGAAGATAAAATCCTATTAGTGAGATGAAGAAGAAACAGAAAACATggataaaaatgaaaaaggtCATTTTAATTCTCACTCCAGCTAGGAAGCCCAAGATGGTACTAATCTCAGACGTGTCTCTTGTAGCATTTCACAGGAAATCAAAGTAGCCTAATATATGGGAACTATATATGAGTCTTATTTGTGCATTAAATAACTGACTGAGGTAGTTTAAGAGTAACAATATTATTATTCAAAATATAACtcctaaaaagcaaatacatgTCATCTTTCACTGTAATGACAGAAAGCATTCAAGGACGATACCTCCAGACACACATCTCCTGGCGATCTCCCACAGTATGAGACCGAAACTGTAGATGTCTGCCATGATGTACGACTGAAAGTGACTTCTGTTTAGAGTCTCATCCAGAACCTCAGGAGCCATGAAGCGTTTGGTGCCCACACGTGTGTTCAGCGGGATATCAACCTCATTTGTGTCACTGTTACAGCACACAAACACGTGTTAATACTACAGAAATGTTTCAtttgagcattgcattagcagcgcagaaggtcatgggtttgatacaaaaaaaaaaaacatgatgatAAAGTGTATAGCTTGTACTGCACTGCCGGTGACGACTTCTACGAGAGCACATGATGCGATGCTCGTCAGTATGGAGGATGAAAAGTGACTTTTTAACCAATCCATGCATTGGGACcgcaatattttgattttttccgcaccctcagattccagattttcaaattaTTTTCCTTTATTTAATGAGGACATCACTTTGAGATATTGCTATCTCTTCCTCCAGTGAGACATGGTAATAgtcgtatctcggccaaatattgtcatatcctaacaaaccatacatcaataaaaagcttatttattcaacttacAGATGATGTATACATCTCAATTTCGAAAAATTGacacttatgactggttttgtgttccagggtcacaatgtttgttttttttagttgtATCTATTTAGTGTTGATAAAAGCatctgataaataaataaataaagaaatgcatgTAAAGgtaaatatgtgtttattattatattgaTTTTGTCAATTCTGTAATTGTTTTTGTGGCTGTaaaatactgtgttttttttttttcaaagtatACATCTGACAGTGGAcaaatacattaacatttatgcatttggcagatgcatttatccaaagcgacttacagtgcatcagtggcggccggtgacttctctaaatattttttcagtgcatcatgtgaaccaatCAAAAAATTCTCGCAAGACtataacttaacactaaactctgattacacattaGATTTAGTGAGTATGTGGCAAATGCAAGcatgtcttttatcataaagcCCTTCGAAGCGTTCCTAGCAGGCATtgcgtgatgcacataagtttacatgacatGCCGAACACACGcagtattttgacatgacgggtcacacacatgatgggcttaATACATATTGTGACGTATGGAGGACGAAAAATGCGTtaagtatatataaataaataaatacataaataaataaatgtagaaatacataaaaaaatgaataaatgccggaataaataagtaattaaatgcataaataaataaatgtagaaatacataaaaaaatgaataaatgccGGAATAAATTAgtaattaaatgcataaataaataaatgtagaaatacagaaataaacatatacataaatgcagaaataaattattaattaaatgcagacataaataaacaaatatattgttttgtcagaagtatcaacttttaatttgattatttttgcaccactgcatttatttatgcatttctacttttatttatttatgcatttctgTGTCCGTATGTTAAAGTTGTCAAAATGAAGTCCTTAACAACACACATTACTAATGatgaatagatttttttttttttatgaaaatatatttcttaTTATCCTATAATTTTAGGATCTATGaatttgacccatacaatgtactgttggctattgctacaaatatacacgTAAGAGATGTAACAATTACTGGTTTAATGCTTAACTGTGAAAAGATGTCCAACGGTTAGTATTACTGACCGTGCCAGGGTCACGCCTCGAAACCCTTGTCCAGCATCAACCAATTATACAAATTATAACGTGAGACAAACGCATTTATTCACGTCTGCTCCCATGTGTTTGTGATTACTGAATTCTGATTCGCTGACtgaatttaaatccaaaaaaaATCCAAACATTTATGGAAAATCTAGTTGTAATTAGATATATTTACTTAATATTTCTTTAGACAGATCCATCTTTTCTATTTATTTCCACTAAATGATGCGATTCCTGAGTTTATATGAGAATCTGATTTACTCACTTGTGTTTTATCTGAACTACAGTAGTTGGACATTTATCTCACAACCCCAAACGTGCCATAATAAATggtaatgttatttatttgatgtttatgcAAACAAAAGTGCACTTATATGTAAAATCAATTTTTAATTTGGTTTGCATTCAGATTTTGCATCagaaaaccatgataatattggTAATCGTGGTGATTTTGGTCACTATAACGATGATAACCGTTTCATCTCTAATACccgtgcgacttatgactggttttgttgtcCACTGTTGTCACATTTATTAATATCAATATCTACTGATAAACAAAAGTTTATCTTATGAAAGTCCTATTTATAGTTACTCCCTAACATGTTATCATAAGTACTGCAATCATTTTAATAATAGAGTAAAAATGCATCAGTGGTCTGACCTGATGAATTTGACGGCGAGACCGAGGTCAGCGATGCAGCACGCTCCGTTTCTCTTCACCAGGATGTTTTTGCTCTTCAGGTCTCTGTGCGCGATGGCCGGTTTGCCCTGCGTGCCAAAAATCTCGGTGTGAAGATGACAGAGGCCTGAGATGGATGAATATGCCAATCTCAGCATGGACCTGCTGTCCAGAGTAGTGGATTTCAGATAGTCGTACAGCGAGCCGTTCTCATGATAGTCTGTGATGAGGTAAAGTTGAGTCCATGATCCCGTGCCCTTAATGTCTGCCGCTATGAACCCTGGGGAATGCATCCATAGGTTAAAAATAGTTCATCTACCCTGACAGCAAGGCTCTGCTGTCAGAAATAATGTAAGTTATTTGATATCAGCTAATGGATTTAAAAGTGCTGCTCATCACGACAGGTGTATTTTCGTTCAGTCCAGTGTATGACGTGGTTGATTTCCTGATCATTTTACATCGCCATGAGTTTTAAGGGAGCGACTAACTAACAGCTTAGCTTAGCTTTTTAATGAGCAAGCtatataacacatttttttgtacAGAAAATATTATGGCCTGTAACTTGTGGtaccaaattattaacataattaaaaatgaccctaaccctaactatttaaataaaaagcagaaaaaattttattttagataccaAATGTAGCTGCAATTATATAATCACccaggtggctaattcataAAAATTCATACGAtctcatttgtacatttttatagaatCTGCTTTCATCAGTGACGTTGGGTTTAGGGGgcttcattattgtttttactTATAATCATACATTTCTgaatacagggttcccacaccttagttaacttcaaattcaaggacgttttaaggactttccaggtccaatgccctcaaattcaaggactaatgtggggacacatttcaagtgagagcaggGTTACATcctgttaccttttaagatacattgttacagttcccttttgagggaactcgcgctgtgtcactgtggtgacactttggggacgcctccaggggtaagtgcgtctgaatgtgtatatcaaattcaaccaatagtgaggcttaacgacaaagacagggtgacacgggagccaggaagtatatcgctatctgaaatattacCAAAGACGATgctacagggatgcaggaagtatggcaagggagacgcagcgtctcgttcccttctcagggaacaacagttacatacgtaacccgagacattttcatgtgtcaaacacaactacctgaatgcaaaaaagcattttggtatgaatcaacattcgcatacagaagatataagcatttaaagtgaacagtttaacacgtgtgcttaaaaagtcaaatttttatgatattatgctacagtacacagggaataatatggattttttttccagaaaacttgcATAAATAAAACAGATTCAAGcgctttcaatgacctgtatccaTGTAtggatattttcaaaaacttcccagggccttgaatttttttcccagattcacaaactttcaaggatttcaagaacccgtgggaaccctgtaaataatacatttaatatcatatgaagagtttggtttcaaaacgcaataaatccattttgactaatttgggtaaaaatgtgttttctataccaagaaagtgacaatatgaaaaccactattttctgttacaaactttcacatagcatctttaggttataataacattaaaaattaaaatccataatttgattctcaaagttttttataaaaactgataattttttctgcaaaatgaaataaatccatgacaagttttttttttcaaaatgctataaatctattgaatcaatatataaatgtgcattcatgtttgccatgttatattcatttagttgaatagtggtatacactgattaaaaaataaacattaatggcattgatcaaaacacttactttgtcatattaagaacactgtcattgctgctgtttcgggacgtcgtcgctgaacttttttgacagcgaccagctgtaaaatgttttggtcctggtcgattttcgttgacttcgagtaaaataatgtaaagtgtttcataagatcccctagggtcaatgtgttagcatgacagaagcttgatgctgtcgtgtgagaacaagcaacagccaacattttccttcgcccgagtgcctctcacgtaaatgaTTCGATTTTAATCGGTTTatgtttcttccccgccacagaaaatcACCACAGGTTTTTTAATGCCATCATCTGCAAGtattaatttgtttttgtttgtttgttgatcacgaagtaaaAAGTAGTTGAGGAAAAAAATCTGTGTGGATTCAAAGCGCCGCTATTATTGTTAACAATGCgaggaatggtgcgctgtgatcgGTTAatcagatttattgcattcagcagagaaggaggactggcgtttgtcgCGATTTGGAAAAAGGGAGAAACGAttacagaataacacggcagaTATTGGATATagcataaaattaagaatttacttcttaatactgaccagatacaatactgattttggcagtaactattTTGGAACCAAAGTCTTCATTTCATGTGTATAGCTACCTTGCAAAATGAATTCCTGTGAGATAAGTCCAATGTGTTGCGTTTTAACACATAATTATGTTTCATATCCTCACCGAGTATATTCTCATGCCTCATGAGGACGGTCTGATAGATTTCAGTCTCTCTGAACCAGCTGGCCTCATCTGTAGTGAAAAATACTTTCACAGCTACTTTCTCTCCTCTCCATCGACCCATCCACACCTCTCCATACCGCCCCTTCCCGATCTGTGTCACCATCTGGATTTGTTTGGCAATGGTACGCTGCACCTTTAGATGGACAGATACATTAGTCAAAATGAAAGACGTGTAACATAAAACATCTGCGCTATGACGTATTGCTAATAATCTATGCGTGTGATACGTATGTAAGGCATGATCTACTTGTTATTGCAGAATAAATAACCGCACAATATCAAATATGACTGACTGTACGTTATCCCGCTttttacacggctacttgccacatgagaaaatatactgtatgtacgCCAAATATGGATTTGAAAAATTTTATTagcttatttttaagaaatacaaACCTACATTTCTTATCGGATTTAAACCAAGGTGACCATACAATTTGTTTTAATCATTCTTCAATATAAtcttatatatgttattaattatgcatatttatattttatttatttataagtattaaattaaagttttttacCCATGCAACGTGGATGATAAACAGCCTGCTCGGATCAAACGGGTTTAGCAGGACCAATGACATTCAAGACTGTAGACACTGAATCAGTTTTGATTGCTGAATGTGTGCAGTGTGTGTTTCTTACCAGCAGGGGGAGTCCGGACCCTGAACCGGAGCTCTGCGACTGCTCTATAAGATCCCTCAGGGATTCTCCGGGAGGAATGAACGTTTCATCCTGGTGCAGACTCAGACTGTAGCGAGGGGTTAACTCCTGACGCTTGTACCTGAACAACCATACAGACCGGTTAAACACTGGCAACAAATGACCCCATCATGGCAGAACTCAAAACCTCACACTGTTTACTGTTTAGGGTTGGGGTTTGTCTGGTCTTGTAGAAcctgacgtttataacaaagtCTGGTCCACTTTCTGATGACATGACAAGTGATTAACCAGaatctaaataaaaaatgtgtggcTTTGGGTGGAGCAGCTGACATGATACAAAtaacaaaaagtaaaagtaacacaCCTGAAGTAACAGAATATGATGATGAAGGTGAGGATGAAGCTACAGACGGTCACTGAGATGAGAAGAGCGATATGATGAATATCTCCATCCATATAacctgcacacacacaaatatgatTATATTTCAGAAAGAGTTGGGCATCATTTTCAGACTTGACTTGATTCATTTCCCTCGaggatctgtgtgtgtgtgatgctgAAATCAGAGCTGAACAGGTGTGAACACACAGGTGTTTGAGACTCAGAGAGATACGACTATTGTGTTGTGTTGATTGATGGTCGTTGAATCGTGACAACACAGGACCGCAACAAACCCTGCAGGTGTGTGTATGGTTATTCTGCACAGACATAGctgtacatttaaaaacaaaatgtacatttttttagGAATGTCATCAACAATATTAATGACGAAGAGATCAAGTTACATTGAAGAGGTGAAAGGTTGGATGTATGGAGTAAATGCTTATTGGCTCGAAGCATTAGACAGATAGAGATAGACagattgatagatagatagatagacagacagacagacagacagacagacagtaaagacagacagacagtgaagatatacagatagacagatacata
Coding sequences within it:
- the bmpr1ba gene encoding bone morphogenetic protein receptor type-1B, with the protein product MNLLRTSIHWICVIGLLGLVQENLANVLDSMLLRNSGKLSEGQETGGAGPAEPQRFLWCYCYHHCPEDSINNTCRTDGHCFTLVEEEGGIAVFTSGCLGLVGSEFQCRDIGNSKQRRSLECCTDEDYCNKDLHPTLPPLQTSSYMDGDIHHIALLISVTVCSFILTFIIIFCYFRYKRQELTPRYSLSLHQDETFIPPGESLRDLIEQSQSSGSGSGLPLLVQRTIAKQIQMVTQIGKGRYGEVWMGRWRGEKVAVKVFFTTDEASWFRETEIYQTVLMRHENILGFIAADIKGTGSWTQLYLITDYHENGSLYDYLKSTTLDSRSMLRLAYSSISGLCHLHTEIFGTQGKPAIAHRDLKSKNILVKRNGACCIADLGLAVKFISDTNEVDIPLNTRVGTKRFMAPEVLDETLNRSHFQSYIMADIYSFGLILWEIARRCVSGGIVEEYQLPYHDHVPSDPSYEDMREVVCIKKIRPSFHNRWTSDECLRQMGKLMTECWAHNPASRLTALRVKKTLAKMLESQDIKV